The following are encoded in a window of Maylandia zebra isolate NMK-2024a linkage group LG5, Mzebra_GT3a, whole genome shotgun sequence genomic DNA:
- the tnni1b gene encoding troponin I type 1b (skeletal, slow): MLKSLMVAKAKEELEQEIVEKDEQKAKFLEEKAPPIRTGGLSLAELRILCEELHTRIDVVDEERYDIEAKVLHNTREIKDLNIKVLDLRGKFKRPNLRRVRVSADAILRSLLGSKHKVSLDLRANLKSVKKEDTEKEKTVEVSDWRKNVEAMSGMEGRKKMFDAAKGQNQ, from the exons ATGCTGAAG AGCTTGATGGTAGCCAAGGCCAAGGAGGAACTGGAGCAGGAGATTGTAGAAAAAGACGAGCAAAAGGCAAAGTTTCTGGAGGAAAAAGCTCCTCCAATACGGACCGGTGGCCTCTCCTTAGCAGAGCTACGG ATATTATGTGAGGAGCTGCATACCAGAATAGATGTGGTGGACGAGGAGCGCTATGATATTGAAGCCAAGGTCTTGCATAACACCAGAGAG ATCAAAGACCTGAACATCAAGGTATTGGACTTGCGAGGGAAGTTCAAGAGACCTAACCTGAGAAGGGTGAGGGTCTCTGCTGATGCCATCCTGCGCTCCCTACTGGGCTCTAAACACAAGGTCTCTTTGGATCTGCGAGCTAACCTAAAATCCGTCAAAAAGGAGGACACAGAAAAG GAGAAGACAGTGGAGGTGAGTGACTGGAGGAAGAATGTGGAGGCCATGTCAGGCATGGAGGGCCGCAAGAAAATGTTTGATGCTGCAAAAGGCCAAAACCAGTAA
- the tnnt2b gene encoding troponin T, cardiac muscle isoforms gives MMEKKEFQKSEDATEENEGDDAKPKQRPNFVPGLAAPKIPDGEKVDFDDIQRKRMEKDLTELQTLIEAHFEKRKKEEEELIGLTQRIEKRRSERAEEMKIRAERERERQNKLAEEKARKEEEEAKKRADDDARKKMILSNLTFTGYRQTQSGTKKPTEREKKRKILNDRRKELNIDHLKEDKLREKAKDLWDWLRQLEAEKFELQQKCTKQKYEVTVLRNRVSDHQKISKGGRSKRGLRK, from the exons ATGATGGAAAAGAAGGAATTCCAAAAGTCAG AAGATGCCACAGAGGAAAATGAAGGAG ATGATGCAAAGCCCAAGCAAAG GCCAAATTTTGTGCCTGGCTTGGCAGCTCCCAAGATCCCAGATGGAGAAAAAGTGGACTTTGAC GACATTCAAAGGAAACGAATGGAAAAAGACCTGACTGAGCTCCAGACTTTGATTGAAGCTCACTTTGAGAAGCGTaagaaggaggaagaagagcttATTGGCCTCACGCAGCGTATt GAGAAACGCAGGtctgagagagcagaggagatgaagatcagagcagagagagaaagagaacgGCAGAACAAACTAGCA GAAGAGAAAgccagaaaagaagaagaagaagccaagAAGAGAGCAGATGACGATGCAAGGAAGAAGATGATTCTGTCCAACCTGACTTTCACTGGATACAGG CAAACACAGAGTGGgacaaaaaaaccaacagaaagagaaaagaagagaaagatccTGAATGATCGACGCAAAGAATTAAATATTGATCATTTGAAAGAGGACAAACTCAG AGAAAAGGCTAAGGATCTTTGGGACTGGTTGCGCCAACTAGAGGCCGAGAAATTTGAACTTCAGCAAAAATGCACAAAGCAGAAGTACGAG GTCACGGTGCTGAGAAATCGTGTCAGTGATCATCAGAAAAT TTCAAAGGGTGGCAGGAGCAAGCGTGGCCTGAGGAAGTAA
- the csrp1b gene encoding cysteine and glycine-rich protein 1b, whose amino-acid sequence MPLGGGNKCGCCQKPVYFAEEVQCEGKSWHKSCFLCMVCKKNLDSTTVAVHVDEIYCKSCYGKKYGPKGYGYGGGAGTLSMDTGEGLGIKPEVQAPHRPTNNPNSSKFAQKAGGSDVCPRCGKTVYAAEKVIGGGNSWHKSCFRCAKCGKGLESTTLADRDGEIYCKGCYAKNFGPKGFGFGQGAGALAHSQ is encoded by the exons aTGCCTTTAGGGGGAGGAAATAAGTGTGGCTGCTGCCAGAAACCTGTCTACTTTGCTGAGGAAGTGCAGTGTGAGGGAAAGAGCTGgcataaatcctgttttctgtGCA TGGTGTGTAAGAAAAACTTGGACAGCACAACTGTGGCTGTTCATGTGGATGAGATCTACTGCAAATCCTGCTATGGCAAGAAATATGGGCCAAAAGGCTATGGCTACGGAGGTGGAGCTGGCACGCTGAGTATGGATACAGGAGAGGGTCTTGGAATCAAGCCTGAAGT GCAAGCTCCTCATCGCCCCACAAATAACCCCAACTCCTCCAAGTTTGCCCAGAAAGCAGGAGGCTCAGATGTGTGTCCACGCTGTGGGAAAACAGTGTATGCAGCAGAGAAGGTTATTGGGGGAGGCAAT TCATGGCATAAGAGCTGTTTTCGCTGTGCCAAATGTGGAAAAGGACTGGAGTCCACAACCCTTGCTGATAGAGATGGGGAGATCTACTGTAAAG GTTGCTATGCAAAGAACTTTGGTCCAAAGGGTTTTGGCTTTGGTCAGGGTGCAGGCGCTCTTGCTCATTCCCAGTAA